From a single Aspergillus puulaauensis MK2 DNA, chromosome 2, nearly complete sequence genomic region:
- a CDS encoding cytochrome P450 (COG:Q;~EggNog:ENOG410PM8C;~InterPro:IPR001128,IPR036396;~go_function: GO:0005506 - iron ion binding [Evidence IEA];~go_function: GO:0016705 - oxidoreductase activity, acting on paired donors, with incorporation or reduction of molecular oxygen [Evidence IEA];~go_function: GO:0020037 - heme binding [Evidence IEA];~go_process: GO:0055114 - oxidation-reduction process [Evidence IEA]) has translation MTDLQKVSAFPAAGMVRATDGIGHYHRGGAYKPRSRSADGYFASLIEHLEYSFQLEIKGQMGANGDWYGFDTYAIARRLIMGLVAKLLVSDLCRDPAIIDLFCEYTAEMLIGGPHIRAFPVLLRPIIAHSTRVAQLSNKMQQVFLNLIKYRKVKSEKMAKEGNQPEDVTDWFWRWSQHDGNNGLTELDIAQLLAANTFGASFNTTVVLVQCICELASRPEYVTLLREEVTSTLRKHNNTWTKEGLESLKKLDSFIKESHRYNCFDVMGAPRVVKQNYTFKNGLAIPKGTVLFSPNRAMLFDEKYLANPNEFDGMRFYDLAMGRGLTRPRLSGTRRRIRIIFNSGMGSMFGKFNQYPHSRGLWLSLGATYRY, from the exons aTGACAGATCTTCAGAAGGTATCTGCCTTCCCTGCTGCCGGCATGGTTCGAGCCACTGACGGTATAGGTCATTATCATCGGGGCGGGGCCTACAAGCCTCGCAGCAGATCGGCAGACGGGTATTTTGCGAGTCTCATCGAGCACCTCGAGTACTCGTTCCAACTGGAGATTAAGGGCCAAATGGGCGCTAATGGCGACTGGTATGGGTTTGACACCTATGCTATCGCCAGGCGTCTTATAATGGGGCTTGTTGCGAAGCTACTTGTGAGCGATCTTTGTCGAGACCCGGCAATTATTGATCTGTTCTGTGAATATACGGCGGAGATGTTGATCGGAGGGCCGCATATTAGGGCCTTTCCGGTGCTTCTCAGACC AATAATTGCACATTCAACCCGTGTTGCCCAGCTGTCAAATAAAATGCAACAggtcttcctcaacctgaTCAAATACCGGAAAGTCAAGTCCGAGAAGATGGCAAAGGAAGGCAACCAGCCCGAAGACGTAACAGACTGGTTCTGGCGCTGGTCTCAACATGATGGTAACAATGGTCTAACAGAGCTAGACATCGCCCAGCTCCTTGCAGCAAACACTTTCGGTGccagcttcaacaccacTGTCGTCCTAGTCCAATGTATCTGCGAGCTAGCCAGCAGGCCCGAATATGTCACTCTCCTGCGCGAGGAAGTAACCTCGACGCTGAGGAAACACAATAACACCTGGACCAAAGAAGGGCTTGAGTCGCTGAAAAAACTAGACAGTTTTATCAAAGAGTCCCATCGGTACAACTGTTTTGATGTGATGGGTGCTCCGCGCGTGGTGAAGCAGAACTACACATTTAAGAACGGCCTAGCCATTCCAAAGGGGACAGTCCTCTTTTCGCCGAACAGGGCTATGTTGTTTGATGAGAAGTATCTAGCTAATCCGAATGAGTTTGATGGGATGAGGTTCTATGACCTTGCTATGGGAAGGGGTCTGACACGCCCGAGGCTTTCAGGTACACGGCGACGAATTCGCATTATCTTCAATTCGGGGATGGGAAGCATGTTTGGTAAGTTCAATCAGTATCCCCATTCCAGAGGCCTTTGGCTTTCCCTTGGAGCCACGTATCGATATTAG
- a CDS encoding non-ribosomal peptide synthetase (COG:I;~EggNog:ENOG410QDSG;~InterPro:IPR009081,IPR036736,IPR029058,IPR001031;~PFAM:PF00550,PF00975;~go_function: GO:0016788 - hydrolase activity, acting on ester bonds [Evidence IEA];~go_process: GO:0009058 - biosynthetic process [Evidence IEA]) yields MLAKPGKVLGLVSSFIYCFLSFPPRGDTEAICVVYLPAYSPDDTAARASTADSIAQITMMSTGARPQVLPLNQSQLQKSVLGKLSRTKIKMAFKKGDYAAYQEVNSTAIKLHRAAARVHPANNLEEYLLTHFIACLDLPDEFDVQSSLFNISITSVNLIRLKKHIKEQLNLAQEIPIITLMVNPTVRALTAALENSQRKHETGAYNPVVTLQSQGNKTPLWLVHPGVGKVLVFLNLAKFLINHKVYTLRARGFNKGEQSFKTINKVIRTYHTTIKQQQPQGPYAIAGYSYRTMLAFKISKVLKSNGDTVCFLRFFNLPPYIKARMRQLNYQEYLLHLSYFLGLMTEDRARELAVDLKSQNAIHKEALASILTEANQARLTKLTLAPEGLTK; encoded by the coding sequence ATGCTGGCCAAGCCGGGCAAAGTCCTAGGCCTGGTCTCTAGCTTTATCTACTGCTTCTTATCCTTCCCACCCAGGGGTGATACGGAGGCAATCTGCGTCGTGTACCTGCCAGCCTATTCCCCAGATGATACTGCGGCGCGAGCTTCAACAGCGGATTCTATAGCCCAGATTACCATGATGTCGACAGGCGCGCGGCCTCAGGTGCTCCCTCTTAATCAGTCCCAGCTGCAGAAATCAGTACTGGGCAAGCTATCCCGGACTAAGATCAAGATGGCCTTTAAAAAGGGTGATTACGCCGCTTATCAGGAGGTCAACAGCACCGCCATCAAGCTGCACCGCGCCGCAGCCCGGGTCCACCCTGCCAACAATCTAGAGGAATACCTACTTACACACTTTATAGCATGCCTCGATCTCCCCGACGAGTTCGACGTGCAGTCCTCCCTATTTAACATTAGTATCACCTCAGTAAACCTCATCAGACTGAAGAAGCACATCAAAGAACAGCTCAATCTCGCGCAGGAAATCCCAATCATTACACTAATGGTGAACCCCACGGTCCGCGCCCTCACCGCAGCCCTAGAAAACAGCCAACGCAAGCACGAAACCGGCGCGTATAACCCCGTCGTCACACTCCAGTCCCAAGGCAACAAGACCCCGCTGTGGCTCGTCCACCCCGGCGTCGGCAAGGTCCTTGTCTTCCTTAACCTCGCCAAGTTCCTTATCAATCATAAAGTATACACGCTCCGCGCGCGAGGCTTCAACAAGGGTGAACAGTCCTTCAAAACAATTAACAAAGTCATCCGCACCTACCACACCACTATtaagcagcaacaaccacaggGGCCGTACGCAATCGCCGGGTATTCATACAGGACCATGCTCGCCTTTAAAATCAGCAAGGTTCTCAAGAGTAACGGCGACACCGTATGCTTCCTACGCTTCTTTAACCTCCCGCCCTATATTAAGGCGCGCATGCGCCAGCTCAATTACCAGGAATACCTACTACACCTGTCGTACTTCCTCGGGCTGATGACGGAGGACCGGGCCCGGGAACTAGCAGTAGATCTAAAGTCCCAGAACGCAATACATAAAGAAGCACTTGCCAGCATCCTCACAGAGGCCAATCAAGCGCGTCTCACTAAACTCACTCTCGCGCCTGAGGGTCTGACCAAGTAG
- a CDS encoding glycoside hydrolase family 35 protein (CAZy:GH35;~COG:G;~EggNog:ENOG410PGRS;~InterPro:IPR025300,IPR025972,IPR037110,IPR008979, IPR036833,IPR018954,IPR017853,IPR001944,IPR031330;~PFAM:PF13363,PF10435,PF01301,PF13364;~SECRETED:SignalP(1-25);~go_function: GO:0004553 - hydrolase activity, hydrolyzing O-glycosyl compounds [Evidence IEA];~go_process: GO:0005975 - carbohydrate metabolic process [Evidence IEA]) codes for MVRFRKIGALTALIFSFNTLPHSLAADSDSDSEWPIRDTGLGDKTVQWDHYSLIYNGERLFSFGGEFHPFRIPVPELWVDIMEKIKASGMNTMSFYNHWGFHMPTSDAESLDFHSGAHDLGRLYEIAKDLGLFVHSRPGPYINAELNAGGMPLWATTGEFGALRDNNTAWEAKWKPYMDRVAEITRPYQVTQNGTVILFQIENEFPQQWADVEAKTPNPVPIAYMEELFERMQSVGIDVPLTHNMPGQQYKSWSVDYDTVGAGGNVHIYGLDNYPSCWSCIPEDCSTSNPSFTLMDYTAHFNEVSPKQPSMMPEFQGGAMNPWDGPAGGCEAKTDDSFVNFYYRDNVAQRVTILGLYMFYGGTNWGWLAAPFVPTSYGYSAAIAENRTIGPKFYEIKSLALFTRSAKDLTKTDLVGNSTSYTDNEALTTIELRNPDTDAGFYAIRHTDPTNNDEQAFRLSIRTSAGNFTVPTQDDGAIGLNGHIQKILVTDFSFGDRNLIYSTAEVLTYGIFDKQPTLALWVPNGENGEFFVQGARSGKVLAGERSEVNFSRSRKGLIVNFKKQQGMTVILLDGDVRVVVMDRDTAHLFWAPALTNDPRVPANQVAFVQGPYLVRSAELDHHTLHLRGDSSQATDIEVFTESRVRTLNWNGNSLRTHRTKYNTLKARIDGPGEFSAPTFRSWKVQDSLPERFANYSDSGPAWASADHMTTVSEYKDATKPYLYADEYGFHAGAQLWRGYFTGSAEAVYLEVQGGIAHGWSAWLNRQFLGSFLGDLGSSSGSKTLEFPAEGLTPDGENVLFVMQDNSGHDQGSASLNVRGIINATLINGESDGFSSWKVAGTAGGASDTTIDPVRTYYNEGGLTAERLGWHLPGFDDSDWQSSTPSDGFAGAGAKFYRGVLPIDTPKGHDVALSVKISFDDTSEESNSFRAYLYVNGYQYGRYYPYINSAVNTFPVPPGIWNYSGDNIVGLAVWNQGKWQVKVDIEVEVDYVLASALDVKFDGRYLRPGWDESRTQYV; via the exons ATGGTACGGTTTCGCAAGATCGGAGCCCTAAccgccttgatcttctcattCAACACTCTCCCCCATTCCCTCGCagcagactcagactcagactcagaatGGCCGATCCGCGACACAGGGCTCGGCGATAAAACCGTGCAATGGGACCACTACAGCCTGATCTACAACGGGGAGCGCCTTTTCTCCTTCGGCGGCGAGTTCCATCCATTCCGCATCCCCGTGCCCGAGCTCTGGGTCGACATcatggagaagatcaaggcctCGGGCATGAATACCATGTCCTTCTATAACCACTGGGGGTTCCACATGCCGACCTCCGATGCGGAGTCCCTTGACTTTCACTCCGGCGCTCATGACCTGGGAAGATTGTATGAGATCGCGAAGGATCTCGGGCTGTTTGTGCACTCTCGACCGGGTCCGTATATCAATGCGGAGCTTAATGCGGGTGGTATGCCGCTGTGGGCTACAACGGGGGAATTTGGTGCCCTGCGCGATAATAATACGGCGTGGGAGGCGAAGTGGAAACCGTATATGGATCGCGTGGCGGAGATAACGCGCCCGTACCAGGTCACGCAGAATGGGACGGTGATTCTGTTTCAGATCGAGAACGAGTTCCCGCAGCAGTGGGCGGATGTTGAGGCGAAGACGCCGAATCCTGTACCGATTGCGTATatggaggagctgtttgAGCGGATGCAGAGCGTGGGAATCGATGTTCCGCTCACGCACAATATGCCAGGGCAGCAGTATAAATCCTGGTCGGTGGATTATGACACCGTTGGAGCCGGCGGTAATGTGCACATCTACGGTTTGGATAATTAT CCATCCTGCTGGTCTTGTATACCAGAGGACTGCAGCACCTCGAACCCTTCGTTCACGCTCATGGACTACACCGCGCACTTCAACGAAGTCTCTCCCAAACAACCATCCATGATGCCCGAGTTCCAAGGCGGCGCAATGAACCCCTGGGACGGCCCCGCCGGCGGCTGCGAGGCGAAGACTGACGACTCGTTTGTCAACTTCTATTACCGTGACAACGTCGCCCAGCGCGTGACGATCCTGGGCCTGTACATGTTCTACGGCGGGACGAACTGGGGCTGGCTCGCGGCGCCGTTCGTCCCAACGAGCTATGGGTATTCCGCTGCGATTGCGGAGAACAGAACGATCGGACCCAAATTCTATGAGATTAAGAGTCTGGCGCTGTTTACCAGGTCGGCAAAGGATCTGACAAAAACGGACCTTGTCGGGAACAGTACGTCGTACACGGATAATGAGGCTCTTACGACAATTGAGCTGCGCAACCCGGATACTGATGCTGGGTTCTATGCAATTCGGCATACGGATCCCACGAATAACGATGAACAGGCGTTTAGGCTGTCCATCCGGACTTCGGCGGGCAACTTCACGGTGCCAACGCAGGACGACGGGGCCATTGGTCTCAATGGGCATATCCAGAAGATCTTGGTGACAGACTTCTCCTTTGGCGATAGGAACTTGATTTACTCAACGGCTGAGGTTCTGACTTATGGGATCTTTGACAAGCAGCCAACCCTCGCCCTATGGGTTCCCAATGGAGAAAACGGGGAGTTCTTCGTACAGGGTGCAAGGTCCGGTAAGGTGCTTGCTGGAGAGAGATCAGAGGTCAACTTTTCCAGGTCACGGAAAGGACTGATTGTCAACTTCAAGAAGCAACAAGGAATGACGGTGATACTGCTTGATGGTGATGTCCGGGTGGTTGTCATGGACCGGGACACGGCGCATCTCTTCTGGGCTCCTGCCTTGACGAACGATCCTCGAGTGCCCGCTAACCAAGTGG CTTTCGTGCAAGGCCCGTATCTTGTAAGGTCGGCGGAACTCGACCATCACACACTTCATCTCCGCGGCGATTCTAGCCAGGCAACTGACATTGAGGTGTTCACTGAAAGCCGAGTCCGCACCTTAAACTGGAATGGAAACTCTCTGAGGACCCACAGGACGAAGTACAACACTCTCAAGGCCAGGATTGACGGGCCCGGTGAGTTCTCTGCTCCCACATTTCGCAGCTGGAAAGTGCAAGATAGTCTTCCTGAACGATTCGCCAACTACTCCGACTCGGGCCCTGCGTGGGCAAGCGCCGACCATATGACGACAGTCAGCGAATACAAAGACGCCACGAAGCCATATTTGTATGCCGACGAGTATGGCTTCCATGCTGGTGCGCAGCTCTGGCGTGGGTATTTCACTGGTTCTGCTGAGGCCGTGTACCTCGAAGTTCAAGGTGGAATTGCGCACGGCTGGTCTGCCTGGCTGAATAGACAGTTCCTTGGGTCCTTCCTCGGCGATTTGGGCTCCTCATCGGGATCTAAAACGCTCGAGTTCCCAGCGGAGGGTCTGACGCCCGATGGAGAGAATGTCCTCTTCGTCATGCAGGACAACTCGGGCCACGACCAGGGATCCGCATCGCTGAACGTCCGCGGCATCATCAACGCCACTCTCATCAATGGCGAATCTGACGGCTTCAGCTCCTGGAAAGTGGCCGGTACAGCTGGTGGTGCATCCGATACAACCATCGACCCCGTTCGCACATACTACAATGAAGGCGGCCTTACCGCTGAGCGTCTTGGCTGGCACCTCCCGGGTTTCGACGACTCTGACTGGCAATCCAGTACCCCAAGCGACGGATTCGCGGGTGCTGGTGCGAAGTTCTATCGTGGAGTCCTCCCGATCGATACACCCAAGGGCCACGATGTCGCTTTGAGCGTCAAGATCAGTTTCGACGACACATCTGAGGAATCGAATAGCTTCCGGGCGTATCTTTACGTGAATGGGTACCAGTACGGACGGTACTATCCGTATATTAATAGTGCAGTGAATACCTTCCCAGTCCCGCCGGGAATTTGGAACTATTCTGGAGACAATATTGTTGGGCTTGCAGTGTGGAATCAGGGAAAATGGCAGGTTAAGGTCGATAtcgaggtggaggtggattaTGTACTTGCTTCGGCGCTGGATGTCAAGTTTGACGGGCGTTATTTGAGGCCTGGATGGGATGAGAGCCGTACACAGTATGTCTAG
- a CDS encoding uncharacterized protein (InterPro:IPR002523;~TransMembrane:2 (i89-108o120-141i);~go_component: GO:0016020 - membrane [Evidence IEA];~go_function: GO:0046873 - metal ion transmembrane transporter activity [Evidence IEA];~go_process: GO:0030001 - metal ion transport [Evidence IEA];~go_process: GO:0055085 - transmembrane transport [Evidence IEA]) → MPETWQDLRSLAQLLHSDLTGLQRLLSIEAAKSLISDAEARLLRDLSLVTDSAISYERSIERQAQIQTTAMAVEEAEETYKQARSMEKLTAIAWIYIPLSFSATFFGMNVAQLNESGPHIGYYFMLLAITLMIFSGTALLYTEWWRGKAFAWRERIQPGHTCRPRELSVAHLLWLTVRWALMEKILCGIRIPGRWKRSSASAADSGSV, encoded by the exons ATGCCAGAAACATGGCAAGACCTGAGGTCCCTGGCGCAGCTCCTCCATTCCGATCTCACAGGCCTGCAACGACTTCTCTCAATAGAGGCCGCAAAATCACTAATATCTGACGCAGAGGCCCGGCTACTACGCGACCTTAGCCTGGTTACAGACAGCGCGATATCCTACGAACGGTCCATTGAGCGGCAAGCGCAAATCCAGACGACTGCCATGGCcgttgaagaagccgaagaaacGTACAAGCAGGCTCGGTCTATGGAAAA GCTCACGGCCATTGCATGGATCTACATCCCACTCAGCTTCTCGGCGACATTCTTCGGCATGAATGTCGCTCAGCTCAACGAGAGTGGGCCTCATATCGGGTATTATTTCATGCTCCTCGCAATAACACTTATGATCTTTTCGGGGACGGCACTGCTTTATACGGAATGGTGGAGGGGGAAGGCGTTTGCGTGGCGCGAGCGCATTCAACCAGGGCATACCTGTCGGCCTCGGGAATTGTCTGTTGCGCATCTGCTTTGGCTTACAGTTCGTTGGGCCTTGATGGAGAAGATACTATGCGGAATTAGAATCCCCGGGCGATGGAAGCGCAGCAGCGCAAGTGCAGCGGACAGTGGTTCTGTTTAG
- a CDS encoding uncharacterized protein (SECRETED:SignalP(1-19)) encodes MRLNISISAITLLATAVSGHTVKCWSSDWSPSLGSLSVAISKLKSGADAVGTDGNSCVTMYCGLNNRVRYCDEGGEARTMPMQNIIDSVHVISNECQVDWQGSTLAGGLVDHSDYWSVDVEWDPKCEGLGA; translated from the exons ATGCGTCTGAATATTTCCATCTCCGCGATTACCCTTCTGGCCACTGCCGTATCCGGC CACACCGTCAAATGCTGGAGTAGCGACTGGAGCCCCAGCCTTGGGTCTTTATCGGTGGCAATCAGCAAGCTCAAGAGCGGAGCAGATGCTGTAGGGACTGATGGCAACTCGTGCGTGACCATGTACTGTGGGCTAAACAACAGGGTCCGCTACTGCGACGAA GGTGGTGAGGCACGCACTATGCCTATGCAGAATATTATTGACAGTGTCCACGTGATTTCCAACGAGTGCCAGGTTGACTGGCAGGGCTCGACCCTTGCTGGTGGCCTTGTCGACCACTCTGACTATTGGTCCGTGGATGTCGAGTGGGATCCCAAGTGCGAAGGGCTTGGAGCTTGA
- a CDS encoding uncharacterized protein (COG:I;~EggNog:ENOG410QDSG;~InterPro:IPR042099,IPR000873,IPR020845) has product MSTTLSNNPPARISHLEHLAALLQDPSCLTAASKLSEFGGQDNITLIAAESLSNDIGNAPAKELGDVHHTACLDNLALLMLTSGSTSHAKAVMFTHGQVFAALASKYQVVPLPEDTSFLNWALDVLSEPHVFLDIVDRHRVSRTFAPNFFLTRMHTMLEGHGAEEPNHWDLSSLQYIASGGEAVVTKTAAAVETLLARYRAPIKTIFPSFSMTETCRGAIYNIHFP; this is encoded by the exons ATGTCCACCACGCTGTCTAACAATCCCCCGGCGCGTATATCGCATCTGGAGCATCTGGCTGCCCTATTGCAGGATCCCAGCTGTctaacagcagcatccaagCTATCAGAGTTCGGCGGTCAAGACAATATAACGCTTATTGCCGCCGAGTCCCTGAGCAACGATATCGGCAATGCCCCAGCTAAAGAGCTGGGAGATGTCCACCACACCGCGTGCCTCGACAATCTTGCATTACTGATGCTGACCTCGGGCAGCACCAGCCATGCTAAAGCAGTTATGTTCACCCACGGCCAGGTCTTCGCGGCGCTGGCCAGCAAGTACCAGGTGGTGCCGCTGCCGGAGGACACCTCGTTCTTAAACTGG GCGCTGGACGTCCTCTCAGAGCCCCATGTATTTCTAGATATCGTTGACCGCCATCGCGTCTCTCGCACCTTTGCGCCTAACTTCTTTCTCACGCGCATGCACACCATGCTCGAGGGCCACGGCGCCGAGGAGCCCAACCACTGGGATCTGTCTTCTCTGCAATACATCGCCTCTGGCGGGGAGGCAGTGGTGACCAaaactgctgctgcggtggaaACCCTGCTCGCTCGCTATAGAGCACCTATAAAGACCATCTTCCCCAGTTTTAGCATGACCGAGACATGCAGGGGTGCTATCTATAACATACATTTTCCTTAG
- a CDS encoding prion-inhibition and propagation domain-containing protein (COG:S;~EggNog:ENOG410PGW4;~InterPro:IPR011009,IPR038305,IPR029498;~PFAM:PF14479) — MDPASLAIGAVGLTGLFDACLKLYEHVCNAKRYPEDCKRQVLFLELERSRFTGIRVELLRAVGGPEEPAAVDGDEILFKTSFQRSSTASPASPSVWRHEYLGRLLSTVRGVLTEAEAIVEKYQKIDSKRKLRTFISSRLHTHQLSWIADDKNRLKELVETLRQLNSYLESLLPAPSRRRLQLAFEATVVLSADAGRLRDIQSESVTGYESLNHSATVRLAKMSMESKASNSQQELQDSRMDHRCLRLRKPIANGYNVYSSAMYETGPPGRLHRQSVLVERRQAFTTVDSLGEAGKRLNSLVVTLQCMQASANQPPQNQTNSTAFGVPRCLGWIAPEGSNLDVIDLVYEYPTPTLQPPVSLHTLLQTLLSTNRPSLGARFNLALCLAQSYGRFISVGYLHKGFHSHNILFFNDTLTPYIVGCADSRPETTPMYSSPLSDVIPDRELYIPWETILEIPQPDPSKRTRWSAAADIYGLGVMLVEIGRWTCTSQEWRTASLYDFHQKVLPGLVEELGYHMGDIYRDVARACLRVGDFEFTTEIGVWQNYSEKILKPLELCRA, encoded by the coding sequence CCTGGAGCTCGAAAGGTCACGGTTTACCGGGATCCGAGTTGAACTGCTGCGAGCCGTGGGTGGTCCAGAAGAACCAGCGGCCGTGGATGGCGACGAGATATTGTTCAAAACCAGCTTCCAGCGAAGTTCAACCGCTTCTCCAGCCTCTCCCAGTGTCTGGAGACACGAATACCTCGGCCGGCTATTAAGCACTGTACGGGGAGTGCTCACCGAGGCAGAAGCCATCGTTGAGAAGTATCAGAAGATAGACTCGAAGCGGAAGTTGAGGACCTTCATATCGTCCAGACTGCACACGCACCAGCTGTCATGGATCGCAGACGACAAGAACCGTCTCAAGGAACTGGTGGAAACTCTACGGCAGCTGAATAGTTACTTAGAGAGTCTCCTTCCCGCACCCTCTCGCCGGCGTCTGCAGCTCGCATTCGAGGCGACGGTCGTCCTTTCGGCTGATGCTGGCCGACTGCGAGATATTCAGTCAGAGTCCGTCACCGGATACGAGAGCCTAAACCATAGTGCGACGGTCAGACTGGCGAAAATGTCAATGGAATCCAAGGCGTCGAATTCGCAGCAGGAATTACAGGACTCCCGTATGGACCATCGTTGCCTCCGGTTGCGAAAACCCATCGCCAACGGTTACAACGTATACAGCTCTGCTATGTACGAGACCGGCCCCCCAGGGCGCCTCCACAGGCAGAGTGTTCTTGTCGAGAGAAGGCAGGCCTTCACAACGGTGGATTCTTTAGGAGAAGCGGGAAAGCGCCTGAATAGCCTCGTCGTCACTTTACAATGCATGCAGGCGTCGGCAAATCAACCACCCCAGAATCAAACCAATTCCACAGCCTTTGGGGTGCCTCGATGTCTAGGATGGATTGCACCAGAGGGTTCCAACCTGGACGTCATTGACCTGGTCTACGAGTACCCAACGCCCACCCTGCAGCCCCCCGTGTCCCTCCACACCCTCCTTCAGACCCTTCTGTCCACCAACCGACCCTCCCTCGGAGCCCGTTTCAACCTTGCCCTCTGCCTTGCCCAGTCCTACGGCCGCTTCATATCAGTCGGCTACCTCCACAAAGGCTTCCACAGCCAcaacatcctcttcttcaacgacaCCCTCACTCCATATATTGTTGGCTGCGCAGACTCACGACCAGAAACAACACCGATGTACTCATCCCCGCTTTCCGACGTAATCCCAGACCGAGAACTGTACATACCCTGGGAGACGATCCTGGAAATACCACAACCCGATCCTTCGAAACGTACGCGATGGAGCGCGGCTGCGGATATCTACGGGCTGGGAGTTATGCTGGTCGAGATCGGCCGGTGGACCTGTACGAGCCAGGAATGGAGAACGGCGAGCCTGTATGACTTCCATCAGAAAGTCCTTCCCGGTTTAGTTGAGGAACTGGGGTACCACATGGGTGATATTTATAGAGATGTCGCCCGGGCTTGCCTCAGGGTTGGGGACTTTGAGTTTACTACCGAAATTGGTGTGTGGCAGAACTATTCTGAGAAGATCCTTAAGCCATTGGAGCTGTGCCGGGCATAA